The sequence ATTCCTGAAACAATCAGAACCATAAAAAGAACCATTAAAACAACACCCATTGCCCAAAGGAAGTTGATGTTTTTAGGAATCCAATACTCTGTCATCATCACTTTGATGAATTTATTGACGGCTAATCGCTGATCGAGCCAATCGATAAGGCCAGTTGCTTTTTTAATTTCTGCCACGTTTGTCTCCTTTACGCTTTCTTAGGAACAAGTTTTTTATACTCTGGTCCCTCTTCACCAAGAACAAGCTTTGTTCCGTCTATTTTAAAAGGGGGAATGTCCATTGGTCTTGGAGGTGGTCCAAATGTATTGACACCACTGGCATCAAACTCGCCACCATGACAGGCGCACTTAAACTGTTTCGTTGTTGGTGTCCATGTTGGGATACATCCTAGATGCGTACAAAGTCCGATCATGACTGCATAGCTACTACCACCTGCAACGATGTCACGTTTCTCATTCTTTGGCATATCTGCGCTTTTTTTTAAGATGAAAATAGGCTTGCCCCTCCATTGGATCGTTTGCACTTCT is a genomic window of Sulfurospirillum arsenophilum NBRC 109478 containing:
- a CDS encoding Rieske 2Fe-2S domain-containing protein encodes the protein EVQTIQWRGKPIFILKKSADMPKNEKRDIVAGGSSYAVMIGLCTHLGCIPTWTPTTKQFKCACHGGEFDASGVNTFGPPPRPMDIPPFKIDGTKLVLGEEGPEYKKLVPKKA